One region of Juglans regia cultivar Chandler chromosome 4, Walnut 2.0, whole genome shotgun sequence genomic DNA includes:
- the LOC109013546 gene encoding putative HVA22-like protein g, producing the protein MLGGFITRCLLLLLGYAYPAFECYKTVEKNRVEIAELRFWCQYWILVAMLTVLERIMDIFMRWFPLYGEMKVALVIYLWHPKTKGTGYVYETLFRPYISKHETDIDRKLLEWRARAWDLAIFHWQNCSQLGQSIFFQVLQYLTAQSGRFDNTRNERADSHGTGTSQPTPNGAPNTQASWSGKIKKWPPSPTASTKPGGTFNRVIVERTKSNVVEVHPDNQAEHLHAEDASDPENHASPKPHQAFLQFRRSKKHN; encoded by the exons ATGTTGGGGGGTTTCATAACCAGATGTCTTCT GTTGCTTCTTGGGTATGCATATCCTGCATTTGAGTGTTACAAAACCGTGGAGAAGAACAGAGTGGAGATTGCAGAACTCCGTTTTTGGTGTCAATATTG GATTCTTGTGGCAATGCTTACGGTTCTTGAGAGGATCATGGACATATTCATGAGATG GTTTCCATTGTATGGGGAGATGAAGGTGGCACTTGTTATCTATCTATGGCATCCAAAGACAAAG GGAACTGGTTATGTGTATGAGACCCTGTTCCGGCCGTATATATCAAAGCACGAAACAGACATCGACAGGAAATTGCTGGAGTGGAGAGCAAGAGCGTGGGATTTGGCCATTTTCCACTGGCAAAACTGCTCGCAATTAGGGCAGTCGATATTCTTCCAAGTGCTGCAGTACTTGACTGCTCAGTCCGGAAGGTTCGACAACACTAGAAATGAG AGGGCCGACAGTCATGGCACGGGAACGTCCCAGCCTACCCCAAATGGTGCACCCAACACGCAAGCCAGTTGGTCAGGCAAGATCAAGAAGTGGCCTCCGAGTCCGACTGCATCGACAAAGCCCGGTGGCACATTCAACCGGGTCATTGTCGAGCGAACCAAATCCAATGTCGTAGAAGTTCATCCCGACAACCAAGCAGAGCACTTGCACGCTGAAGACGCGTCCGACCCGGAAAACCACGCGAGCCCAAAGCCACACCAGGCTTTCCTACAGTTTAGGCGCTCCAAAAAACACAATTGA
- the LOC109013547 gene encoding transcription repressor OFP6-like — MPTTRRKLLLNKVSVDITCSCRKLKLFHIFHPKKRPKKPTYQRHNHYSTSSSSSREKENTSTTTTTTTTTNSTFSPYIDYSQHSDTETEMKSSRSVRGFGRIDGESVAVEKDSDNPYMDFRHSMLQMILENEIYCKDDLRELLNCFLQLNSPYNHGLIVQAFTDIWNGVFSVTSSSPKPQYFGYKSHEF, encoded by the coding sequence ATGCCCACTACCAGAAGAAAGCTCCTCCTGAACAAAGTTTCAGTCGACATAACCTGCAGCTGCAGAAAACTAAAGCTGTTCCACATATTCCATCCaaaaaaaagacccaaaaaGCCCACATACCAAAGACACAATCACtattcaacttcttcttcaagctcaagggaaaaagagaacaccagtaccaccaccaccaccaccaccaccaccaacagTACATTCTCTCCCTACATAGACTATTCGCAACATTCAGATACCGAGACCGAGATGAAGAGCTCGCGAAGTGTCAGAGGCTTTGGCAGGATAGACGGTGAGAGTGTTGCGGTGGAGAAAGATTCCGACAACCCGTACATGGATTTTCGGCACTCAATGCTCCAGATGATACTGGAGAATGAAATATACTGCAAGGACGATCTCCGGGAGCTTCTAAATTGTTTTCTGCAGCTTAATTCTCCGTACAACCATGGACTCATTGTTCAAGCTTTCACTGATATATGGAACGGGGTGTTTTCTGTGACGTCTAGCTCTCCTAAGCCGCAATATTTTGGGTACAAATCGCATGAGTTCTAG
- the LOC109013602 gene encoding transcription repressor OFP13-like: MGKKMKLPFLYKNTHETRSTWPWPSCNQPRTLSFRTSNVDVYNTMNSIYLDTRIDVLETTESSESASFTTIGEDGAGIDPIETMIRGLRSERLFFKPGETSSILEEANKGLFPFKDSVIVSMESQHPYVDFRKSMEEMVEAQGVKEWEGFEELLCWYLRANGKNNHGYIVGAFVDLLVGLAFASSSSCSCSHSPPSPFSSLSSSSTRCISSTEAEEYSDTAPCLSSSLEGQKGIIKRW, translated from the coding sequence ATgggaaagaaaatgaagctCCCCTTTCTTTACAAAAACACTCATGAGACAAGATCGACATGGCCTTGGCCTTCTTGTAACCAACCTAGAACCCTTTCTTTCCGAACCAGCAATGTCGACGTTTACAATACCATGAACTCAATCTACCTAGATACCCGCATTGATGTGTTAGAGACAACTGAGTCATCCGAGTCCGCGAGCTTCACAACGATCGGGGAAGACGGCGCCGGAATAGACCCGATAGAGACAATGATTCGAGGGCTGCGGTCGGAGAGGCTGTTTTTCAAGCCCGGAGAGACGAGTTCGATCTTGGAAGAGGCAAACAAAGGGTTGTTTCCATTCAAGGACAGCGTGATAGTGTCAATGGAGTCCCAGCACCCTTACGTGGATTTTCGGAAGTCCATGGAAGAGATGGTGGAGGCTCAGGGGGTGAAAGAATGGGAAGGTTTTGAAGAGCTCTTGTGCTGGTATTTGAGGGCAAATGGGAAGAACAATCATGGGTACATTGTTGGAGCTTTTGTTGATTTGTTGGTTGGTCTTGCATTTGCTTCGTCTTCGTCTTGTTCTTGTTCTCATTCTCCTCcttctcctttttcttctttatcttcCTCTTCCACTCGGTGCATATCCTCAACAGAAGCTGAGGAATATAGTGATACTGCTCCTTGTTTATCTTCATCATTAGAAGGTCAGAAGGGGATAATAAAAAGGTGGTAG
- the LOC109013548 gene encoding ubiquitin-conjugating enzyme E2 variant 1D, with amino-acid sequence MTLGSGGSSVVVPRNFRLLEELERGEKGIGDGTVSYGMDDGDDIYMRSWTGTVIGPHNTVHEGRIYQLKLFCDKDYPEKPPSVRFHSRINMTCVNHETGVVEPKKFGLLANWQREYTMEDILTQLKKEMAAPHSRKLVQPPEGTYF; translated from the exons ATGACGCTAGGCTCAGGAGGATCCAGTGTCGTGG TCCCTCGGAACTTCAGATTGTTGGAGGAACTCGAACGTGGTGAAAAAGGTATTGGAGATGGCACTGTAAGCTATGGAATGGATGATGGAGATGACATCTACATGCGCTCTTGGACTGGAACCGTTATTGGTCCTCACAAT ACTGTGCATGAAGGTCGAATTTATCAGTTGAAGCTGTTTTGTGATAAGGATTACCCAGAGAAACCCCCGAGCGTCCGTTTTCATTCACGGATTAATATGACTTGTGTGAACCATGAAACTGGAGTG GTGGAACCAAAGAAGTTTGGACTTCTTGCAAATTGGCAGCGAGAGTACACCATGGAGGATATACTCACTCAGCTGAAAAAGGAGATGGCAGCACCACACAGCAGGAAGCTTGTCCAGCCGCCAGAAGGCACCTACTTCTAG
- the LOC109013549 gene encoding serine-arginine protein 55-like, which produces MSLYIGNLSAETRRDELENVFRRFGRCSVQLKKDGYGFVVFDFRLDAEKALRALQGRNICGEPLTLTWSNKQPRPFQRFGRGARSHESQHRRNAARGDYASVESGPNVWREKKLGIGQQVTDGGRHNSADMLDDETGYHQDNTKNIEEECKSLHDEGGSVIANQVDNDRWDGQAFDPSNDDGVENGIGLDRYEPYYGYDRKGKSENPKIEYAGGSPVLRSSRDNLEKEQIGAAALNYTNDSKPRQTCYNCGGFGHKMHNCPKERASGRKSTRLDCRQDDDVNKSGRGKVELDRFGSKSRGKLHSSRDNMSARQPTNSRRASGSRYYWKLIKSGSSPVTEESDREHRRGRGGKKRRREIGSPAESNPKNAQRSILSSHHSEYTTSRSHSTFQPSNSVPKSIRCRSASPRENSLSSNSKSSSRSHNYGSRSSNSRSSSSSPTSLALSPSSPNKMMLNLKGSICNSTPESMDISVKQGKPIDSIARLENSKLDKKMMMVDNENVPSSSKVEHDLEKDHPLERDDNGNHIVSGSSYEATNPSALLSDKGALTAGCSATESLGEMVEFQNSGASEMEHMLALIEKSDSKTFANSQKGCSISSEEMYMVLKHYGLEVPEENERHPSIEAYFGSARLWPWGIIYYRSMKKGPISVENYARRVAQNKEFGIVDKYIRSSSGWGEMDKDNS; this is translated from the coding sequence ATGTCTTTGTATATTGGTAATCTATCAGCTGAGACTCGGAGAGATGAACTTGAAAATGTTTTCCGAAGGTTTGGGCGCTGCAGTGTACAGCTTAAGAAAGATGGATATGGGTTTGTAGTATTTGACTTCCGTTTGGATGCAGAGAAAGCTTTGAGAGCACTACAGGGCAGGAACATCTGTGGTGAGCCATTGACTCTTACATGGTCTAATAAACAGCCTCGACCATTTCAAAGATTTGGAAGAGGTGCTAGATCACACGAGTCACAACATAGAAGGAATGCTGCGAGAGGAGATTATGCTAGTGTAGAAAGTGGTCCAAATgtttggagagagaaaaaactgGGCATTGGACAACAAGTTACTGATGGTGGAAGGCATAATTCTGCTGACATGCTTGATGATGAGACAGGCTACCATCAAgacaacacaaaaaatattgaggAAGAATGCAAATCTTTGCATGATGAAGGTGGTAGTGTCATAGCCAACCAAGTGGACAACGATAGATGGGATGGGCAAGCTTTTGATCCCTCAAATGATGATGGGGTTGAAAATGGAATAGGACTTGACCGGTATGAACCTTATTATGGTTATGACagaaaaggcaaaagtgagAACCCAAAGATTGAATATGCAGGTGGGTCTCCGGTCTTGAGGAGTTCTCGTGATAATTTAGAGAAGGAGCAGATTGGTGCTGCCGCTTTGAACTATACTAATGATTCTAAACCTCGTCAGACTTGCTATAATTGTGGGGGTTTTGGTCACAAAATGCATAATTGTCCCAAAGAACGTGCCTCAGGAAGAAAGTCCACTAGGTTAGATTGTAGGCAGGATGATGATGTCAATAAAAGTGGCAGAGGCAAAGTAGAGCTGGATAGATTTGGATCCAAATCAAGGGGAAAGCTGCACTCGAGTAGGGATAATATGTCAGCAAGGCAACCCACAAATAGTAGGAGAGCATCTGGTTCAAGATACTATTGGAAGTTGATAAAAAGTGGAAGCTCCCCTGTAACAGAGGAAAGTGATAGGGAGCATAGAAGGGGCCGTGGAGGAAAGAAGAGAAGGAGGGAAATTGGAAGTCCAGCAGAAAGTAATCCAAAGAATGCGCAGAGGTCAATTTTATCTTCTCACCATTCTGAATATACCACATCCAGATCACACTCAACTTTCCAACCATCGAACTCTGTGCCAAAGTCGATTAGATGTAGATCTGCATCTCCTAGAGAAAATTCCTTGTCTTCTAATTCAAAGTCCAGTTCAAGATCACACAATTATGGATCTAGAAGTAGCAATTCTAGGTCGAGCTCAAGCTCGCCAACATCCTTGGCTCTGTCACCATCCTCTCCGAATAAGATGATGTTGAATCTGAAAGGCTCTATTTGTAATTCTACTCCTGAATCCATGGACATTTCAGTTAAACAGGGAAAACCAATAGACAGTATTGCTCGTTTGGAGAATTCTAAACTTGACAAGAAAATGATGATGGTTGATAATGAAAATGTACCATCATCCTCTAAAGTGGAACATGACTTGGAAAAGGACCATCCCTTGGAGAGGGATGACAATGGCAACCATATTGTGTCTGGATCATCATATGAAGCAACAAATCCTAGTGCATTGCTGTCGGATAAAGGTGCTCTTACTGCTGGGTGTTCAGCTACCGAGAGTTTGGGAGAGATGGTGGAATTTCAAAATTCTGGTGCATCAGAAATGGAGCATATGCTGGCTCTAATCGAGAAATCAGATTCAAAAACGTTTGCCAATTCCCAGAAGGGCTGTAGCATATCCTCAGAAGAGATGTACATGGTTCTGAAGCATTATGGCCTTGAAGTCccagaagaaaatgaaaggcaTCCATCCATAGAGGCATACTTTGGTTCTGCTCGCTTATGGCCTTGGGGAATCATCTACTACAGGAGCATGAAAAAGGGGCCTATTTCCGTTGAGAACTATGCCAGGCGGGTTGCTCAGAATAAAGAATTTGGTATTGTAGACAAGTATATCAGAAGCAGCAGTGGATGGGGAGAAATGGATAAAGACAACTCTTGA
- the LOC109013598 gene encoding uncharacterized protein LOC109013598, protein MSRRSGSGPKLELKLNLSPPRPNPRVESPSRSATVSPTSPPSSCVSSELNQDESLRYPNSPEATSMVLVGCPRCLMYVMLSEDDPKCPKCKSTVLLDFLQDTSSSNMKTGKS, encoded by the coding sequence ATGAGTCGCAGAAGTGGAAGCGGTCCAAAGCTGGAATTGAAGCTGAACCTGTCACCACCTAGACCCAACCCACGAGTGGAGTCGCCGAGCCGCTCGGCCACGGTGTCGCCGACATCCCCACCAAGCTCGTGCGTGTCATCAGAGCTCAACCAGGACGAGTCTCTCCGATACCCCAACAGCCCTGAGGCGACGTCCATGGTGCTAGTGGGTTGTCCACGATGCCTCATGTACGTGATGCTGTCGGAGGACGATCCCAAATGCCCCAAGTGCAAGAGCACCGTTTTGCTGGACTTTCTTCAGGACACCAGCAGCTCCAACATGAAGACAGGGAAGAGTTAA